In a genomic window of Shouchella clausii:
- a CDS encoding GIY-YIG nuclease family protein: MQGTDRTVMMHFPNSQQASSLKIIQEPTSQIRAFYFKKSLLAQVEELEYANNYAIYFLFSDLENPSVYIGQSTQGIKRLRDHLREKDFWQYGILFVTDNNSFDKLAIDFLEHQFIQLFKRSSFIVENRDLRNTKPTINWFAHATMNTFTNQITFLLEALGVSIQEEEKENDRKLFPAEGEREASLYIHDGQFFLTKGSILHRPQERLKNWNDQGKLYYKLNARIDQLIDVKQAEVIDGGTVRLLQDVVCSSPSAAADLCSGTSRNGWTFWRGLKKERREEF; this comes from the coding sequence ATGCAAGGAACTGACCGTACTGTGATGATGCATTTTCCTAATAGTCAACAAGCATCTTCATTAAAAATTATTCAAGAACCAACTAGTCAAATTCGTGCGTTTTACTTTAAAAAAAGTTTGTTGGCACAAGTGGAAGAACTTGAGTATGCAAACAATTACGCTATTTATTTTCTATTTTCCGATTTAGAAAATCCTAGTGTATACATTGGTCAATCAACCCAAGGCATTAAACGACTGAGAGACCATTTACGAGAAAAAGATTTTTGGCAATACGGGATCTTATTTGTAACTGATAATAACAGCTTTGATAAGCTGGCCATTGACTTTCTAGAACATCAATTTATTCAACTATTTAAACGCTCGTCCTTTATTGTTGAAAACCGTGACCTACGTAATACAAAACCGACAATTAATTGGTTTGCCCATGCAACCATGAATACATTTACGAATCAAATTACATTTCTTCTAGAAGCGCTTGGCGTTTCTATTCAAGAAGAAGAGAAAGAAAACGACCGGAAGCTTTTTCCTGCTGAAGGAGAACGAGAGGCTTCTTTATACATACATGATGGACAGTTCTTCTTAACAAAAGGCTCAATCCTTCATCGTCCCCAGGAACGTCTGAAAAACTGGAATGATCAAGGAAAACTTTATTATAAGCTGAATGCACGGATTGACCAGCTAATCGATGTAAAACAAGCAGAGGTGATTGACGGAGGAACCGTACGTCTTCTTCAGGATGTCGTCTGCTCAAGTCCTAGTGCAGCAGCCGATTTGTGCAGTGGGACTTCTAGAAATGGGTGGACGTTTTGGAGGGGACTGAAGAAGGAGAGAAGGGAAGAATTTTAG
- a CDS encoding inositol monophosphatase family protein: MQSRQQLIPDLLTEAAYQISTTFQAARQNIITMSSYNAQEANIYALLQQRIHANYPTDILCFPHQDIPISSKHPIWLISLHPCQHELPYQTDVYVLSIALARNRELYCSYIYDVSRKKLYRAVKRDGAFLNERQLRREEVMPLNEAVLRIKADYLDARNKKVVANKRVGVADLSTALEICCVAEGETDLFMSMSERPHAFAAASLIAEEAGVRLMTVEGKPLRWYKESGLWFGVV, encoded by the coding sequence ATGCAATCCCGTCAACAGCTCATTCCTGACCTCCTCACAGAAGCCGCCTATCAAATCAGCACAACATTCCAAGCAGCCAGGCAAAACATTATCACCATGAGTTCATACAACGCTCAAGAAGCCAACATATACGCCTTGCTCCAGCAACGAATCCATGCTAACTACCCAACCGACATTCTCTGTTTCCCACACCAAGACATTCCCATCAGCAGCAAGCATCCAATATGGCTCATATCCCTTCATCCATGCCAACATGAGCTACCATACCAAACAGACGTTTATGTCTTATCGATAGCACTCGCCCGAAACAGGGAACTTTATTGTTCTTATATTTATGATGTTTCACGAAAAAAGCTATACCGTGCGGTGAAGAGAGACGGCGCTTTTCTAAATGAACGACAATTACGACGGGAGGAAGTTATGCCGTTAAATGAAGCGGTTTTGCGGATTAAAGCAGACTATCTCGACGCAAGGAATAAGAAGGTTGTGGCAAATAAGAGGGTAGGTGTTGCAGATCTGTCAACGGCTTTGGAAATTTGCTGCGTTGCAGAAGGGGAAACCGATCTGTTTATGTCTATGAGCGAACGTCCTCATGCGTTTGCAGCAGCAAGCCTCATCGCAGAAGAAGCGGGAGTAAGGTTGATGACGGTGGAAGGCAAGCCCTTGCGTTGGTACAAAGAAAGCGGCCTTTGGTTTGGGGTAGTTTGA
- a CDS encoding RNA-guided endonuclease TnpB family protein gives MAKRNKAYKFRLYPTDEQALLIRKTFGCVRFVYNKMLAEREETYALRKEDKDVLKKVKPPTPAKYKKEYEWLKEVDSLALANAQLNLDKAYKAFFKGNAKFPTFKRKRHKQSYTTNIVNGNIQLLGRHIKLPKVKMVKIRQHREIPADHKIKSCTISMTSSGKYYISILTEYEKEIESKEIKKVVGLDFAMNGLFVDSEGKKANYPRFYRQMLDRLAKEQRKLSRKKKGSSNWHKQRIRVANIHEKVANQRRNFLHHQSKELVANFDAVVIEDLNMKGRSQALKFGKSVVDNGWGMFTSFLKYKLNEQGKQLIKIDKWFPSTKTCSSCGSVREITLSERTYQCTCGLTLDRDYNSALNIKKEGIRLLATA, from the coding sequence ATGGCCAAACGAAATAAAGCGTATAAGTTTCGATTATATCCAACAGATGAACAGGCTTTGCTTATACGTAAAACCTTCGGATGTGTTCGCTTCGTCTATAACAAGATGTTAGCGGAACGAGAAGAGACGTATGCGTTACGGAAAGAGGATAAAGATGTCTTAAAAAAGGTCAAGCCCCCGACTCCTGCCAAGTACAAAAAAGAGTATGAGTGGTTGAAAGAAGTAGACTCATTAGCGTTAGCGAACGCACAACTTAATTTGGATAAGGCATATAAAGCCTTCTTCAAAGGAAATGCTAAGTTCCCAACATTCAAAAGGAAGCGTCATAAACAAAGTTACACAACCAATATCGTAAATGGGAATATTCAATTGTTGGGTCGCCATATCAAATTACCTAAAGTAAAAATGGTCAAAATCAGACAACATCGAGAAATCCCTGCAGATCACAAAATCAAATCGTGCACGATTTCGATGACTTCATCCGGAAAATACTATATTTCCATTCTTACAGAGTATGAGAAGGAGATTGAAAGTAAAGAAATTAAAAAAGTGGTTGGATTAGATTTTGCGATGAACGGGTTATTTGTCGATAGCGAAGGGAAGAAAGCCAATTACCCACGTTTCTATCGTCAAATGCTGGATCGATTAGCAAAAGAACAACGCAAACTATCCCGTAAGAAAAAAGGTTCTTCGAATTGGCACAAACAACGGATTCGAGTAGCCAACATTCATGAAAAAGTCGCCAATCAACGTAGAAACTTTCTTCACCATCAATCAAAGGAATTAGTAGCTAACTTTGATGCTGTTGTGATTGAAGATCTAAATATGAAAGGGAGGTCACAAGCACTGAAGTTTGGCAAAAGTGTAGTGGATAATGGGTGGGGAATGTTCACTTCTTTCTTGAAATACAAGCTAAACGAACAAGGGAAACAACTGATCAAAATCGATAAATGGTTTCCATCTACAAAAACTTGTTCGAGTTGTGGTTCAGTAAGAGAGATAACTTTATCGGAACGCACCTATCAATGTACTTGTGGACTAACTCTAGATAGAGACTACAACTCTGCACTAAACATCAAAAAAGAAGGGATTCGCTTATTAGCCACTGCCTAA
- a CDS encoding nucleoside hydrolase — translation MANKLLVFADTGIDDAMAIIYALQHPDVELAGIVGDFGNVSRDQALRNASYLLSLADRKGVPVIAGATRALNGEEPEFFPDIHGEEGLGPIRPPIPAERYANRTNFSRLFQVIKENPNEITIVVLGRCTTLAMAWMINPAVMKRVKATFLMGGAFLVPGNETELAEANFLGDATAANFVCTHAPNVTIVPLNVTRDALLTPADVNLIDSKATTPLLRTIKPMLDFYYESYQVLEPGIQGTPQHDLTALMAAIDVPNLLDYKRRNVQVEDQGRYSSGLSVADFRPASAACSGPYCPRIAVHLDFSVFRTNVLDILTRS, via the coding sequence ATGGCAAATAAACTATTGGTATTTGCAGATACTGGGATCGATGATGCGATGGCGATTATTTACGCATTGCAGCATCCAGATGTAGAACTGGCGGGTATTGTAGGTGATTTTGGCAATGTAAGCCGCGATCAGGCATTGCGCAATGCATCGTATTTGCTAAGTTTGGCCGATCGGAAAGGGGTTCCGGTTATTGCTGGAGCGACTCGAGCGCTAAATGGAGAAGAACCGGAATTCTTCCCGGATATTCATGGAGAAGAAGGTCTTGGGCCGATTAGGCCGCCCATTCCAGCAGAGCGTTATGCGAATCGAACCAATTTTAGCCGCTTGTTTCAAGTGATTAAAGAGAATCCAAATGAAATAACCATTGTCGTTCTCGGTCGTTGCACGACGCTGGCAATGGCTTGGATGATTAATCCTGCCGTTATGAAACGGGTGAAAGCAACGTTTCTCATGGGAGGCGCATTTTTAGTGCCGGGAAATGAGACTGAATTAGCGGAAGCCAATTTTTTAGGAGATGCCACTGCCGCCAATTTTGTTTGCACACATGCGCCAAATGTAACCATTGTGCCGTTGAATGTGACGAGGGATGCGTTGCTAACGCCAGCCGACGTCAATTTGATTGACTCTAAAGCAACGACGCCATTGCTTCGTACTATTAAGCCGATGCTTGACTTTTATTATGAGTCTTATCAAGTTCTCGAACCTGGTATTCAGGGAACGCCGCAGCATGATCTCACTGCATTGATGGCTGCAATCGACGTCCCGAATTTGTTAGACTATAAACGGCGCAACGTTCAGGTTGAAGATCAAGGCCGATACTCATCTGGACTAAGTGTCGCTGATTTTCGCCCTGCCTCAGCCGCATGCAGTGGACCTTACTGCCCACGTATAGCTGTTCATCTAGATTTTTCTGTTTTTCGGACAAATGTGCTTGATATTTTAACAAGAAGCTAA